One Halichondria panicea chromosome 3, odHalPani1.1, whole genome shotgun sequence genomic region harbors:
- the LOC135333111 gene encoding uncharacterized protein LOC135333111, protein MGKKLAGPIGTETTLINTQSSPGASSRGETGLDITGLDKAVEFYFHHALAPSTQRTYTSAQARYLSFCTQFDITPLPLQETHLCRYVSWLAKDNIAHTTVKSYLSALRHLQIACNFPDPMISTFPKLEGVIRGIKMQQARHKTSSPKRLPITLAHLHKLRSFFASKGNEADSFMLWAAICTCFFGFMRSGEMTIPSESAFDPSSHLCFNDVSVDNIADPQVVKVCLKASKTDPFRQGVEIVLGRTNNPLCPVTALLSYLALRGNRQGFLFLFADGRPLTKSRFVSQVRDALSRLGVDSSRYAGHSFRIGAATAAGAHGLSEPVIQMLGRWKSSAYQLYIRTKLASYSAVISTEPAP, encoded by the exons ATGGGGAAAAAATTGGCAGGGCCTATCG GCACGGAGACTACCCTCATCAATACCCAAAGCAGTCCTGGAGCTTCTTCTCGGGGAGAAACCGGACTGGACATCACAGGCCTGGATAAGGCTGTGGAATTCTATTTTCACCACGCCCTAGCCCCCTCTACACAACGCACCTACACCTCAGCACAAGCACGGTACCTCTCCTTTTGCACACAATTCGACATCACCCCCTTACCACTCCAAGAAACACATCTCTGCCGATACGTATCTTGGTTGGCCAAAGACAACATTGCACATACCACAGTTAAATCTTATCTCTCGGCACTAAGGCACTTGCAAATAGCTTGCAATTTCCCAGACCCCATGATCTCCACTTTTCCCAAGTTGGAAGGTGTCATCCGGGGCATTAAAATGCAGCAGGCACGCCATAAGACATCCTCCCCAAAACGGCTCCCAATTACCCTAGCCCATCTTCACAAACTACGTTCCTTTTTCGCATCAAAAGGGAACGAGGCAGACTCGTTCATGCTGTGGGCAGCCATATGCACTTGCTTCTTTGGCTTCATGCGATCGGGTGAAATGACCATCCCATCGGAGTCTGCATTCGACCCATCCTCCCACCTATGTTTCAATGACGTGTCAGTGGACAATATTGCTGATCCCCAAGTGGTCAAGGTTTGCCTGAAAGCATCTAAAACAGATCCGTTTCGCCAAGGGGTCGAAATAGTCCTTGGCCGAACCAATAATCCTCTGTGCCCAGTGACAGCGTTGCTGTCATATCTCGCACTCCGAGGTAACCGTCAGGGTTTTCTATTTTTATTTGCGGACGGACGCCCTCTCACCAAGTCTAGATTTGTGTCCCAAGTCCGAGACGCTCTTTCGCGCCTGGGCGTGGACTCCTCTAGGTACGCTGGCCACTCATTTCGGATTGGGGCCGCCACTGCTGCCGGGGCCCACGGTCTCAGCGAACCTGTCATCCAAATGCTGGGCAGATGGAAAAGCTCAGCATACCAACTCTATATTCGCACCAAACTCGCTAGCTATTCAGCAGTTATTAGTACAGAACCCGCACCTTAA